From Cellulomonas chengniuliangii, the proteins below share one genomic window:
- a CDS encoding DMSO/selenate family reductase complex B subunit, translating to MAKQLGFYFDQTLCTGCKACQVACKDKNDLPVGVTWRRVAEYSGGTWRQDGDTFTPNVFTYYTSISCNHCDDPQCVTVCPTTAMHKDEHGIVTIDDGKCVGCRYCEWACPYGAPQYDKDAGVMTKCDLCIDRVNAGEQPACVAACPSRALEFGEIDELRAKYGDTAAIEPLPDPAMTRPNLVITPHRDAQPTGHGTGAIGNPEEI from the coding sequence ATGGCGAAGCAGCTGGGCTTCTATTTCGACCAGACCCTGTGCACCGGGTGCAAGGCCTGCCAGGTCGCCTGCAAGGACAAGAACGACCTGCCCGTCGGGGTCACCTGGCGGCGCGTGGCCGAGTACTCCGGCGGCACCTGGCGCCAGGACGGCGACACGTTCACCCCCAACGTGTTCACCTACTACACCTCGATCTCCTGCAACCACTGCGACGACCCGCAGTGCGTCACGGTCTGCCCCACCACCGCCATGCACAAGGACGAGCACGGCATCGTCACCATCGACGACGGCAAGTGCGTCGGCTGCCGCTACTGCGAATGGGCCTGCCCCTACGGAGCCCCGCAGTACGACAAGGACGCCGGCGTCATGACCAAGTGCGACCTGTGCATCGACCGCGTCAACGCCGGCGAGCAACCCGCCTGCGTCGCCGCCTGCCCCTCCCGAGCCCTCGAGTTCGGTGAGATCGACGAGCTGCGCGCCAAGTACGGCGACACCGCAGCCATCGAACCCCTGCCCGACCCCGCCATGACCCGCCCCAACCTGGTCATCACCCCGCACCGCGACGCCCAGCCCACCGGCCACGGCACCGGCGCCATCGGCAACCCCGAGGAGATCTGA
- a CDS encoding dimethyl sulfoxide reductase anchor subunit family protein, with protein sequence MNVHELPLVAFTILAQMSVGSFVILGLVQLSLVRKHGQEAVDKLSGPALYAIGPAIVLGLIASIFHLGNPMNALNAINHLGSSWLSREIFFGSAFAGLGAVFAVVQWRRWLTPLLRQILAGATALVGLALVLSMSMVYMLPSVPAWNHWATPVTFFTTTFLLGALAIGAAFVVVYAVRKHKHADVDEATGALLRTSLRRIAASSIVLLGIEFVVLPTYALDLATGDVHAQASAATLMTAGGAVLLTRLALVFLGAGLLGFFLYRFAFRGKERHLVYLATSAFVLVLASETIGRMLFYSSFDRIGI encoded by the coding sequence ATGAACGTCCACGAGCTGCCGCTGGTGGCCTTCACCATCCTCGCCCAGATGTCCGTCGGATCCTTCGTGATCCTCGGCCTGGTGCAGTTGAGCCTTGTCCGCAAGCACGGCCAGGAGGCGGTGGACAAGCTCTCCGGGCCCGCCCTCTACGCCATCGGCCCGGCGATCGTGCTCGGCTTGATCGCGTCGATATTCCACCTGGGCAACCCGATGAACGCCCTGAACGCGATCAACCACCTCGGCTCGAGCTGGCTCAGCCGGGAGATCTTCTTCGGCTCCGCCTTCGCCGGCCTGGGCGCCGTGTTCGCCGTGGTCCAGTGGCGCCGCTGGCTCACGCCCCTGCTGCGCCAGATCCTCGCCGGGGCCACCGCCCTCGTCGGCCTCGCCCTCGTGCTCTCGATGTCGATGGTCTACATGCTTCCCAGCGTCCCGGCGTGGAACCACTGGGCCACCCCGGTCACGTTCTTCACCACGACGTTCCTGCTGGGCGCGCTCGCCATCGGCGCGGCCTTCGTGGTCGTGTACGCCGTCCGCAAGCACAAGCACGCGGATGTGGACGAGGCGACCGGCGCGCTGCTCCGCACGTCTCTCCGGCGCATCGCCGCCTCGTCCATCGTGCTGCTGGGCATCGAGTTCGTGGTGCTGCCCACGTACGCGCTGGACCTGGCCACGGGCGACGTCCACGCGCAGGCCTCCGCCGCCACCCTCATGACGGCCGGCGGCGCCGTCCTGCTCACCCGGCTCGCCCTGGTCTTCCTGGGCGCGGGCCTGCTGGGCTTCTTCCTGTACCGCTTCGCCTTCCGCGGCAAGGAGCGCCACCTGGTCTACCTGGCCACGAGCGCGTTCGTGCTGGTCCTCGCCTCGGAGACCATCGGCCGCATGCTGTTCTACTCCTCGTTCGACCGCATCGGCATCTGA
- a CDS encoding TorD/DmsD family molecular chaperone: protein MSTTLDGNRLVGTRLDAFAAAYGFLSRLFLAPADAELCARLSEPGLLDEWPLEADDATTEGLRLLGSAVGAGGAEPSADPTALHRDYQALFVGPGHLLATPYESVYRTVDRLLFDEPTLQVRATYRAFGLEAPRLHREPDDHLGLELHFLSVLCLRGLDALSQDDGPMLDSIFAAHSAFLTDHLLAWAPECLDLVTEHARTDFYRGAAALTRGALEQAKACFVG from the coding sequence ATGAGCACCACCCTCGACGGGAACCGGCTGGTCGGCACGCGGCTCGACGCGTTCGCCGCGGCGTACGGCTTCCTCTCCCGGCTGTTCCTGGCTCCGGCCGACGCCGAGCTGTGCGCCCGGCTCTCCGAGCCCGGCCTGCTGGACGAGTGGCCGCTTGAGGCGGATGACGCCACGACGGAAGGGCTGCGGCTGCTCGGCAGCGCGGTCGGGGCCGGGGGCGCCGAGCCCTCGGCGGACCCGACCGCGCTGCACCGGGACTACCAGGCGCTGTTCGTGGGCCCGGGCCACCTGCTGGCCACGCCCTACGAGTCGGTCTACCGGACCGTGGACCGCTTGCTGTTCGACGAGCCGACGCTGCAGGTCCGGGCGACATACCGGGCCTTCGGGCTCGAGGCGCCCCGCCTGCACCGGGAGCCGGACGACCACCTGGGCCTGGAGCTGCACTTCCTCAGCGTGCTGTGCCTGCGCGGCCTCGACGCGCTCTCGCAGGACGACGGGCCGATGCTCGACTCGATCTTCGCCGCGCACTCGGCCTTCCTGACCGACCATCTGCTGGCCTGGGCGCCTGAGTGCCTGGACCTGGTGACGGAGCACGCCCGCACGGACTTCTACCGGGGCGCCGCGGCGCTCACGCGGGGAGCCCTCGAGCAGGCGAAGGCGTGCTTCGTGGGATGA
- a CDS encoding DUF362 domain-containing protein — protein MTALSQAASDGIAPLLRWLDRLPEPVDLMLVCAEHQSEVAGHHPGAAVVRLDACLADLPASALLELVLRGTRVEARLEGCERPDLAARSVDDANRLLTSCARPERVALSSSRAGAGAEDPVLDVRALPLPRRALLSMSAGPSGAAAARPPRAATERERMLDALRSLTAPPPRVRPAPGSGSEPPARPRQPRQRDTLDQHPAPSAMLAASGCTGCGVCVQSCPADALRLEGSPADDGRVRVTLRHLPASCLDCGECVARCPHGALESTGRHTWAGLLACLPQFLASEVLRECARCAEPLPSDSTGSLCEICAFRRANPFGARLPPGVAPGVAPALAGGAPADGEALGGG, from the coding sequence ATGACCGCACTCAGCCAGGCCGCGTCCGACGGGATCGCGCCACTGCTGCGCTGGCTCGACCGGCTCCCGGAGCCTGTCGACCTGATGCTGGTGTGCGCCGAGCACCAGTCTGAGGTGGCGGGCCACCACCCCGGCGCGGCGGTGGTCCGGTTGGACGCGTGCCTGGCCGACCTGCCCGCCTCCGCGTTGCTCGAGCTCGTGCTGCGCGGCACACGGGTGGAGGCCCGGCTCGAGGGGTGCGAGCGCCCCGACCTCGCGGCGCGGAGCGTCGACGACGCGAACCGGCTGTTGACGTCGTGCGCGCGCCCCGAGCGGGTGGCACTCTCTTCATCCCGCGCCGGCGCCGGCGCCGAGGACCCCGTGCTCGACGTGCGGGCGCTACCCCTCCCCCGCAGGGCGCTGCTCTCGATGAGCGCCGGGCCTAGCGGCGCAGCCGCCGCGCGCCCCCCGCGCGCCGCCACCGAGCGTGAGCGGATGCTCGACGCCCTGCGCTCCCTCACGGCGCCTCCACCGCGCGTCAGGCCCGCTCCCGGGTCGGGATCCGAGCCACCCGCCCGCCCGCGGCAGCCTCGTCAGCGCGACACGCTGGACCAGCACCCCGCCCCTAGCGCGATGCTCGCCGCCTCCGGCTGCACCGGTTGCGGCGTGTGCGTCCAGTCCTGCCCCGCGGACGCCCTGCGCCTGGAGGGCTCCCCCGCCGACGACGGCCGCGTCCGGGTCACGCTGCGCCACCTGCCCGCCTCGTGCCTGGACTGCGGCGAGTGCGTCGCGCGATGCCCCCACGGAGCCCTCGAGTCCACCGGGCGGCACACCTGGGCCGGCCTGCTCGCCTGCCTGCCGCAGTTCCTCGCCTCGGAGGTGCTGCGGGAGTGCGCGCGCTGCGCCGAGCCCTTGCCCTCCGACTCGACTGGCTCGCTGTGCGAGATCTGCGCGTTCCGCCGGGCGAACCCGTT